Below is a window of Leisingera sp. S132 DNA.
GTGGGCAAGGACAAGCTGAAAGCAGCGATCGAAGGCACCCGGGAAATCCTGAACATTCCGGCCGATTACAAGATCGGCATCGTGCCCGCCTCCGACACCGGCGCGGTGGAAATGGCGATGTGGAACCTGCTGGGCGCCCGCGGCGTCGAGATGCTGGCCTGGGAAAGCTTCGGCTCCGGCTGGGTCACCGACGCGGTCAAACAGCTCAAGCTGGACGCCACCGTCAAAACTGCCGACTACGGCCAGATCGTGGATCTCGGCACCGTCGATTTCACCAATGACGTCGTCTTTACCTGGAACGGCACCACCTCCGGTGTGCGCGTCCCCAACGGCGATTGGATTGCAGCAGACCGCGAAGGCCTCACCATCTGCGACGCCACCTCTGCCGCCTTTGCGCAGTATCTGCCCTGGGACAAGCTGGATGTGACCACCTTCTCCTGGCAGAAGGTGCTGGGCGGCGAAGCGGCGCACGGCATGATCATCCTCAGCCCCCGCGCTGTCGAACGGCTGGAAAGCTACACCCCCGCCTGGCCGCTGCCCAAGATCTTCCGCCTGACCAAGGGCGGCAAGCTGATCGACGGCATCTTCCAGGGCGCGACCATCAACACCCCCTCGATGCT
It encodes the following:
- a CDS encoding phosphoserine transaminase — protein: MAIEQPAARPANPRFSSGPCAKPPVFDLSKLAGAPLGRSHRAAVGKDKLKAAIEGTREILNIPADYKIGIVPASDTGAVEMAMWNLLGARGVEMLAWESFGSGWVTDAVKQLKLDATVKTADYGQIVDLGTVDFTNDVVFTWNGTTSGVRVPNGDWIAADREGLTICDATSAAFAQYLPWDKLDVTTFSWQKVLGGEAAHGMIILSPRAVERLESYTPAWPLPKIFRLTKGGKLIDGIFQGATINTPSMLAVEDYLLALDWARSVGGMEGLRERAYANLAAVQSFVQDNPWIAFLAEQPEYRSNTSVCLKFTDERIQDGAAFAKAVAKRLEGEGVAYDIGAYRDAPPGLRIWCGGTVEAADVAALMPWIKWAFEAEIAAQTEAA